Proteins co-encoded in one Astatotilapia calliptera chromosome 18, fAstCal1.2, whole genome shotgun sequence genomic window:
- the LOC113009909 gene encoding cyclin-dependent kinase 11A-like isoform X2, with product MDPTFVSENLELKTAKEENASLKEKIAVLEDAHKMQVSSLQEELKLKDEALQRCVKKRRARTKAWVELLHESTIKDMEINTREQHWSSKWQSTEKSLKEEKKKVEELQIKNKLLMENLQENLDKWKNVLQELAPDADHQEETLETNSQEEKLENHEGEEEGTDKPRKDKKKQEEEEEKQETKEDIEENLEGKSDEKMEDKRATEDLNPNLCLVTIPLTPSDSCPLPPVLMPQLNQSTSSLPYPPSRAFSYSSPSSYSLRNTLSLHTFPQSSSQPYSVSRAPSYYLPLFSKPVQLFCSF from the exons ATGGACCCAACATTTGTCTCAGAAAATCTG GAGTTGAAGACTGCAAAGGAGGAAAATGCATCTTTGAAGGAGAAGATTGCCGTTCTTGAAGATGCTCACAAAATGCAAGTGAGTAGCCTCCAAGAAGAGCTCAAACTCAAGGATGAGGCGCTTCAAAGATGTGTGAAGAAAAGAAGAGCTCGAACCAAAGCCTGGGTAGAACTCCTCCATGAATCGACCATAAAAGACATGGAGATAAACACCAGGGAACAACACTGGAGCAGCAAGTGGCAATCAACCGAGAAGAGCctgaaagaggagaagaagaaagtggagGAGCTCCAAATTAAGAACAAGCTTCTGATGGAGAACTTACAAGAAAATCtggacaaatggaagaacgTCCTTCAG GAGCTTGCACCCGACGCTGACCACCAGGAAGAAACCCTGGAAACAAATTCCCAAGAGGAAAAACTGGAAAACCACGAGGGAGAAGAGGAGGGAACGGACAAACCAAGAAAGGACAAGAAAaagcaggaagaagaggaggaaaagcaGGAGACAAAAGAGGACATCGAAGAAAACCTTGAGGGAAAAAGTGACGAGAAGATGGAAGATAAAAGAGCAACTGAAGATCTAAACCCAAACCTCTGCCTGGTTACCATCCCTCTCACTCCCTCCGACTCTTGCCCTTTACCCCCTGTCCTTATGCCCCAACTCAACCAGTCTACCTCCTCCCTACCTTACCCACCCTCTCGTGCTTTTTCCTACTCTTCACCCAGCTCTTATTCTTTACGCAACACCCTCAGTCTCCACACCTTCCCCCAATCCTCCTCCCAACCTTACTCGGTCTCTCGTGCTCCCTCCTACTATTTACCCTTGTTTTCCAAACCTGTGCagcttttttgttcattttaa
- the LOC113009909 gene encoding golgin subfamily A member 6-like protein 2 isoform X1: protein MDPTFVSENLASWPVQTSAADMKQQQEANKIAESETVQELKDALHFATQELKTAKEENASLKEKIAVLEDAHKMQVSSLQEELKLKDEALQRCVKKRRARTKAWVELLHESTIKDMEINTREQHWSSKWQSTEKSLKEEKKKVEELQIKNKLLMENLQENLDKWKNVLQELAPDADHQEETLETNSQEEKLENHEGEEEGTDKPRKDKKKQEEEEEKQETKEDIEENLEGKSDEKMEDKRATEDLNPNLCLVTIPLTPSDSCPLPPVLMPQLNQSTSSLPYPPSRAFSYSSPSSYSLRNTLSLHTFPQSSSQPYSVSRAPSYYLPLFSKPVQLFCSF, encoded by the exons ATGGACCCAACATTTGTCTCAGAAAATCTG GCATCTTGGCCAGTGCAGACTAGCGCTGCTGATatgaaacagcagcaggaagctAACAAGATTGCTGAAAGTGAAACGGTGCAAGAATTAAAAGATGCACTCCATTTTGCCACTCAGGAGTTGAAGACTGCAAAGGAGGAAAATGCATCTTTGAAGGAGAAGATTGCCGTTCTTGAAGATGCTCACAAAATGCAAGTGAGTAGCCTCCAAGAAGAGCTCAAACTCAAGGATGAGGCGCTTCAAAGATGTGTGAAGAAAAGAAGAGCTCGAACCAAAGCCTGGGTAGAACTCCTCCATGAATCGACCATAAAAGACATGGAGATAAACACCAGGGAACAACACTGGAGCAGCAAGTGGCAATCAACCGAGAAGAGCctgaaagaggagaagaagaaagtggagGAGCTCCAAATTAAGAACAAGCTTCTGATGGAGAACTTACAAGAAAATCtggacaaatggaagaacgTCCTTCAG GAGCTTGCACCCGACGCTGACCACCAGGAAGAAACCCTGGAAACAAATTCCCAAGAGGAAAAACTGGAAAACCACGAGGGAGAAGAGGAGGGAACGGACAAACCAAGAAAGGACAAGAAAaagcaggaagaagaggaggaaaagcaGGAGACAAAAGAGGACATCGAAGAAAACCTTGAGGGAAAAAGTGACGAGAAGATGGAAGATAAAAGAGCAACTGAAGATCTAAACCCAAACCTCTGCCTGGTTACCATCCCTCTCACTCCCTCCGACTCTTGCCCTTTACCCCCTGTCCTTATGCCCCAACTCAACCAGTCTACCTCCTCCCTACCTTACCCACCCTCTCGTGCTTTTTCCTACTCTTCACCCAGCTCTTATTCTTTACGCAACACCCTCAGTCTCCACACCTTCCCCCAATCCTCCTCCCAACCTTACTCGGTCTCTCGTGCTCCCTCCTACTATTTACCCTTGTTTTCCAAACCTGTGCagcttttttgttcattttaa
- the LOC113009910 gene encoding cyclin-dependent kinase 11A-like isoform X2: MDPTFVSENLELKTAKEENASLKEKIAVLEDAHKMQVSSLQEELKLKDEALQRCVKKRRARTKAWVELLHESTIKDMEINTREQHWSSKWQSTEKSLKEEKKKVEELQIKNKLLMENLQENLDKWKNVLQELAPDADHQEETLETNSQEEKLENHEGEEEGTDKPRKDKKKQEEEEEKQETKEDIEENLEGKSDEKMEDKRATEDLNPNLGLVTIPLTPSDSCPLPPVLMPQLNQSTSSLPYPPSRAFSYSSPSSYSLRNTLSLHTFPQSSSQPYSVSRAPSYYLPLFSKPVQLFCSF, translated from the exons ATGGACCCAACATTTGTCTCAGAAAATCTG GAGTTGAAGACTGCAAAGGAGGAAAATGCATCTTTGAAGGAGAAGATTGCCGTTCTTGAAGATGCTCACAAAATGCAAGTGAGTAGCCTCCAAGAAGAGCTCAAACTCAAGGATGAGGCGCTTCAAAGATGTGTGAAGAAAAGAAGAGCTCGAACCAAAGCCTGGGTAGAACTCCTCCATGAATCGACCATAAAAGACATGGAGATAAACACCAGGGAACAACACTGGAGCAGCAAGTGGCAATCAACCGAGAAGAGCctgaaagaggagaagaagaaagtggagGAGCTCCAAATTAAGAACAAGCTTCTGATGGAGAACTTACAAGAAAATCtggacaaatggaagaacgTCCTTCAG GAGCTTGCACCCGACGCTGACCACCAGGAAGAAACCCTGGAAACAAATTCCCAAGAGGAAAAACTGGAAAACCACGAGGGAGAAGAGGAGGGAACGGACAAACCAAGAAAGGACAAGAAAaagcaggaagaagaggaggaaaagcaGGAGACAAAAGAGGACATCGAAGAAAACCTTGAGGGAAAAAGTGACGAGAAGATGGAAGATAAAAGAGCAACTGAAGATCTAAACCCAAACCTCGGCCTGGTTACCATCCCTCTCACTCCCTCCGACTCTTGCCCTTTACCCCCTGTCCTTATGCCCCAACTCAACCAGTCTACCTCCTCCCTACCTTACCCACCCTCTCGTGCTTTTTCCTACTCTTCACCCAGCTCTTATTCTTTACGCAACACCCTCAGTCTCCACACCTTCCCCCAATCCTCCTCCCAACCTTACTCGGTCTCTCGTGCTCCCTCCTACTATTTACCCTTGTTTTCCAAACCTGTGCagcttttttgttcattttaa
- the LOC113009910 gene encoding cilia- and flagella-associated protein 251-like isoform X1: MDPTFVSENLASWPVQTSAADMKQQQEANKIAESETVQELKDALHFATQELKTAKEENASLKEKIAVLEDAHKMQVSSLQEELKLKDEALQRCVKKRRARTKAWVELLHESTIKDMEINTREQHWSSKWQSTEKSLKEEKKKVEELQIKNKLLMENLQENLDKWKNVLQELAPDADHQEETLETNSQEEKLENHEGEEEGTDKPRKDKKKQEEEEEKQETKEDIEENLEGKSDEKMEDKRATEDLNPNLGLVTIPLTPSDSCPLPPVLMPQLNQSTSSLPYPPSRAFSYSSPSSYSLRNTLSLHTFPQSSSQPYSVSRAPSYYLPLFSKPVQLFCSF; encoded by the exons ATGGACCCAACATTTGTCTCAGAAAATCTG GCATCTTGGCCAGTGCAGACTAGCGCTGCTGATatgaaacagcagcaggaagctAACAAGATTGCTGAAAGTGAAACGGTGCAAGAATTAAAAGATGCACTCCATTTTGCCACTCAGGAGTTGAAGACTGCAAAGGAGGAAAATGCATCTTTGAAGGAGAAGATTGCCGTTCTTGAAGATGCTCACAAAATGCAAGTGAGTAGCCTCCAAGAAGAGCTCAAACTCAAGGATGAGGCGCTTCAAAGATGTGTGAAGAAAAGAAGAGCTCGAACCAAAGCCTGGGTAGAACTCCTCCATGAATCGACCATAAAAGACATGGAGATAAACACCAGGGAACAACACTGGAGCAGCAAGTGGCAATCAACCGAGAAGAGCctgaaagaggagaagaagaaagtggagGAGCTCCAAATTAAGAACAAGCTTCTGATGGAGAACTTACAAGAAAATCtggacaaatggaagaacgTCCTTCAG GAGCTTGCACCCGACGCTGACCACCAGGAAGAAACCCTGGAAACAAATTCCCAAGAGGAAAAACTGGAAAACCACGAGGGAGAAGAGGAGGGAACGGACAAACCAAGAAAGGACAAGAAAaagcaggaagaagaggaggaaaagcaGGAGACAAAAGAGGACATCGAAGAAAACCTTGAGGGAAAAAGTGACGAGAAGATGGAAGATAAAAGAGCAACTGAAGATCTAAACCCAAACCTCGGCCTGGTTACCATCCCTCTCACTCCCTCCGACTCTTGCCCTTTACCCCCTGTCCTTATGCCCCAACTCAACCAGTCTACCTCCTCCCTACCTTACCCACCCTCTCGTGCTTTTTCCTACTCTTCACCCAGCTCTTATTCTTTACGCAACACCCTCAGTCTCCACACCTTCCCCCAATCCTCCTCCCAACCTTACTCGGTCTCTCGTGCTCCCTCCTACTATTTACCCTTGTTTTCCAAACCTGTGCagcttttttgttcattttaa